A genomic stretch from Treponema primitia ZAS-1 includes:
- the rplT gene encoding 50S ribosomal protein L20: protein MSRAVDGSRRKDHRKKILKQAKGYWGRRHSNFKTAKDAVTKGLFYAYRDRRDRKGDFRRIWIIRINAACRAEGLSYSRLVDGLAKAGVTINRKALAYLAIEDAAAFKAVVAQAKTALGVQAS, encoded by the coding sequence ATGTCAAGAGCAGTAGATGGGTCCCGAAGAAAGGACCATCGTAAAAAGATACTGAAACAGGCGAAGGGCTATTGGGGCCGCCGCCATTCCAACTTTAAAACCGCCAAAGATGCGGTAACCAAGGGCCTTTTCTATGCCTACCGGGATCGCCGGGATCGGAAGGGTGACTTCCGCCGTATCTGGATTATCCGGATCAACGCTGCCTGCCGCGCCGAAGGTTTGTCCTATTCCCGGCTGGTGGACGGACTTGCCAAGGCAGGGGTAACCATTAACCGGAAAGCCTTGGCCTATTTGGCAATAGAAGACGCAGCAGCCTTTAAAGCCGTGGTTGCCCAGGCAAAAACAGCCCTGGGTGTCCAGGCTTCCTGA
- the rpmI gene encoding 50S ribosomal protein L35: MPKMKTKKSAAKRYSFTGTGKVKYKKQNLRHILTKKSSKRKRNLRHTGILSSDNVPVIRKKLLPYG, translated from the coding sequence ATGCCGAAGATGAAAACCAAGAAGAGCGCCGCCAAGCGGTACTCCTTTACCGGGACCGGTAAGGTCAAGTATAAGAAGCAGAACCTTCGCCATATACTTACCAAAAAGTCCAGCAAACGGAAGCGGAATCTCCGCCATACCGGTATTCTGTCCAGTGACAACGTACCGGTAATCAGAAAGAAGCTCCTGCCCTACGGGTAG